In Archangium violaceum, the following are encoded in one genomic region:
- a CDS encoding ATP-binding protein translates to MKDPGAVADVLSGGGMMGARMRALDWSSTPVGPVESWPQSLRTSVSILLNSRFPMMIHWGPELTQFYNDAYAPSLGSKHPGALGQAAHPWWAEIWDVLEPMFERVLAGEATWYENQLFLPNRKGFIEEAYFTLSHSPIRDETGGVGGIFLAVTETTGQVVGERRLRALKELSEATSGQPTAEAACREAARVLEGHRHDVPFALLYLTDTREGLLRRVATVGLEDTSPAAPERVSSREGEDTGVPWPLGAVARTGEAHTLTDVPARAGPLSGGPWPEAPHTARVLPVGKEGEETAAGVLVVGISPRRALDAEYQNFLTLVAAQVGTAIASARRAEEERRRAEALAELDRAKTDFFTSISHELRTPLTLMLGPLEDALGDTADVLPDTQRERVETAHRGAQRLLKLINALLDFGRLSAGRMHTSFELTDLSALTAGLASSFEALMKRAGLRLVVDCPSLPEAVWVDREAWEKIVLNLMSNAFKFTFTGEVRVSLRWLGGTVELVVVDTGTGIPEEELPRVFERFHRVSGAPGRSIEGSGIGLALVEELVKLHGGSVRVESAVGQGSTFFVSLPTGNAHLSQERLGAARTKDPTAVRAAAFVEEAEGWLDAGSDSTPRAGTRPTPMSGRVLLAEDNADMRNHVRRLLEEGGYTVEAVADGRAALEATRARPPDVVLSDVMMPGLDGFGLLRELKADARTAGVPVILLSARAGEEATVEGLGAGASDYLVKPFSARELLARVEGTVKTARARADLDAFAGRIAHDLRNLLSPLSMIGAQVRATSDERAKRAGERLERVTRRAYNLLDGMLAFSLAGGAVASSGGATSVTAVAADVVEDLSGLREQIQADLDIIGVDDVKVALPRGLLYVVLLNLVSNALKFMEGRPVRRVEVSTQRSGDQCALVVKDTGPGIAPGALRHIFEPFYRAPEAKASGHGIGLATVQRIVKVYGGEVSVTSVVDQGSTFTVRLPCRAARLGA, encoded by the coding sequence ATGAAGGACCCGGGCGCCGTGGCGGACGTGCTGTCCGGGGGCGGGATGATGGGGGCACGCATGCGCGCCCTCGACTGGTCCAGCACGCCCGTGGGGCCCGTGGAGAGCTGGCCGCAGTCCCTGCGCACCTCCGTCTCCATCCTCCTCAACTCGCGCTTCCCGATGATGATCCACTGGGGACCGGAGCTGACCCAGTTCTACAACGATGCCTACGCGCCGAGCCTCGGCTCCAAGCACCCGGGCGCCCTGGGCCAGGCGGCCCACCCCTGGTGGGCGGAGATCTGGGACGTGCTGGAGCCGATGTTCGAGCGGGTGCTCGCGGGCGAGGCCACCTGGTACGAGAACCAGCTCTTCCTGCCCAACCGCAAGGGCTTCATCGAGGAGGCGTACTTCACCCTCTCGCACAGCCCCATCCGGGACGAGACGGGAGGCGTGGGCGGCATCTTCCTCGCGGTGACGGAGACGACGGGCCAGGTGGTGGGCGAGCGGCGCCTGCGCGCGCTGAAGGAGCTGAGCGAGGCCACCTCGGGCCAGCCCACCGCGGAGGCGGCGTGCCGCGAGGCCGCGCGCGTGCTGGAGGGCCACCGTCACGACGTGCCCTTCGCCCTCCTCTATCTCACCGACACGCGCGAGGGACTCCTGCGCCGGGTGGCCACCGTGGGGTTGGAGGACACGAGCCCCGCGGCGCCCGAGCGGGTGTCCTCGCGCGAGGGGGAGGACACGGGTGTCCCCTGGCCGCTGGGCGCCGTCGCCCGCACCGGCGAGGCGCACACGCTCACCGACGTGCCCGCGCGCGCGGGCCCTCTGTCGGGAGGCCCCTGGCCCGAGGCCCCCCACACCGCGCGGGTCCTCCCGGTGGGCAAGGAGGGTGAGGAAACGGCGGCCGGGGTCCTGGTGGTCGGCATCAGCCCGCGCCGGGCCCTGGACGCGGAGTACCAGAACTTCCTCACGCTGGTGGCGGCCCAGGTGGGCACGGCCATCGCCAGCGCTCGCCGGGCCGAGGAGGAGCGGCGCCGGGCCGAGGCCCTGGCGGAGCTGGACAGGGCCAAGACGGACTTCTTCACCAGCATCTCCCACGAGCTGCGCACGCCCCTGACCCTCATGCTGGGCCCGCTGGAGGACGCCCTCGGGGACACCGCCGACGTGCTGCCCGACACCCAGCGCGAGCGCGTGGAGACGGCCCATCGCGGCGCCCAGCGCCTCTTGAAGCTCATCAACGCGTTGCTGGACTTCGGCCGCCTGAGCGCGGGGCGGATGCACACCTCCTTCGAGCTGACGGACCTGTCCGCGCTGACGGCCGGCCTCGCCAGCAGCTTCGAGGCCCTCATGAAGCGCGCGGGCCTGCGGCTGGTGGTGGACTGCCCTTCCCTGCCCGAGGCCGTGTGGGTGGACCGGGAGGCCTGGGAGAAGATCGTCCTCAACCTCATGTCCAACGCCTTCAAGTTCACCTTCACCGGAGAGGTGCGCGTCTCCCTGCGGTGGCTGGGCGGGACGGTGGAGCTGGTGGTGGTGGACACCGGCACGGGCATTCCCGAGGAGGAGCTGCCGCGCGTCTTCGAGCGCTTCCACCGGGTGAGCGGCGCGCCGGGGCGCAGCATCGAGGGCAGCGGCATCGGTCTCGCGCTGGTGGAGGAGCTGGTGAAGCTGCACGGGGGCAGTGTGCGCGTGGAGAGTGCCGTCGGTCAGGGAAGCACCTTCTTCGTCTCCCTTCCCACCGGCAATGCCCACCTGTCCCAGGAGCGACTGGGGGCGGCCCGGACGAAGGACCCCACGGCGGTGCGCGCCGCGGCCTTCGTCGAGGAGGCGGAGGGATGGCTGGACGCGGGGAGCGACTCCACGCCGCGCGCCGGGACACGCCCCACGCCGATGAGCGGCCGCGTGCTGCTGGCGGAGGACAACGCGGACATGCGCAACCACGTGCGGCGTCTCCTGGAGGAGGGGGGCTACACGGTCGAGGCCGTCGCGGATGGCCGGGCCGCCCTGGAAGCCACCCGGGCGCGGCCCCCCGACGTGGTGCTGTCGGACGTGATGATGCCGGGGCTGGACGGCTTCGGCCTGCTGCGCGAGCTGAAGGCGGATGCGCGCACGGCCGGTGTGCCCGTCATCCTCCTGTCGGCCCGCGCCGGGGAGGAGGCCACCGTGGAGGGACTCGGAGCCGGCGCCAGCGACTACCTGGTGAAGCCCTTCTCCGCCCGCGAGCTGCTCGCACGCGTGGAGGGCACGGTGAAGACGGCGCGGGCCCGCGCGGACCTGGACGCCTTCGCCGGGAGGATCGCCCATGACCTGCGCAACCTGCTGTCTCCGCTGTCCATGATTGGAGCGCAGGTGCGTGCCACGTCCGACGAGCGGGCGAAGCGGGCCGGAGAGCGGCTGGAGCGCGTCACCCGCCGGGCCTACAACCTGCTCGACGGCATGCTGGCCTTCTCGCTCGCGGGTGGAGCGGTGGCGTCCTCCGGAGGCGCCACCTCCGTGACAGCCGTCGCCGCGGACGTGGTGGAGGACTTGAGCGGGCTGCGAGAACAGATCCAGGCGGACCTGGACATCATCGGCGTGGACGACGTGAAGGTGGCGCTACCTCGGGGGCTCCTCTACGTCGTCCTCCTCAACCTGGTGTCCAACGCCCTCAAGTTCATGGAGGGCCGGCCCGTCAGGCGGGTGGAGGTCTCCACCCAGAGGTCGGGAGACCAGTGCGCGCTGGTGGTGAAGGACACGGGGCCCGGCATCGCGCCTGGAGCGCTGCGGCACATCTTCGAGCCCTTCTACCGGGCCCCGGAAGCGAAGGCCTCGGGGCACGGCATCGGACTGGCCACGGTGCAGCGCATCGTCAAGGTGTACGGCGGCGAGGTGTCCGTCACCTCGGTGGTCGATCAGGGCTCGACCTTCACGGTGCGGCTCCCGTGTCGCGCCGCCCGCTTGGGCGCATAG
- a CDS encoding GH3 auxin-responsive promoter family protein has translation MSVSEFLDSVGTVLTSSRMLAGLMAAQSPSALLFRRALTHPERAQAECLSRVLRTVRDTNQSARIPGFTRIRTAREFQDAVPQSTPDSVLADLEALKAGAPRVLTREPVVRFEPSGGSSGASKYVPVTRGLLDEFHRALAPMLFDLLSSRPAVREGPSYWSISPIGRKKGRTPGGIPVGSVEDSAYFPRFLQPLLSRVFAVPGAVAQLPDVESCRYVTLWFLVACEDLALLSVWNPSFLTLLMDALERHGERLAEDLELGVCRPPRGLGGARGGRDGDGDPHPDPLPEGEGGVDPHPDPLPEGEGIDSVLSRMRFAPRPERARLLRTALRSGLQGRMLWPRLSLLSMWTDAQAAHSVGPACHRFQGVEVQGKGLLATEGVVSLPLFDAPAPVLAVRSHFFEFLDPEHPEARPRLAHELERGRTYSVLLSTSGGLLRYRLGDLVRVEGFHHATPCVRFMGRADSVCDLVGEKLAATRVSTVLDALLPTVLGGRRPPFAMMAPEWEAQAAPAYRLFLETDAPDVHLEEAARAIERALCEGYHYRYARELGQLGPLRAIRVTEGSRRYEARCIALGQRAGDIKPTELHRQAGWTAWFSQQGARRP, from the coding sequence ATGTCCGTGTCCGAGTTCCTGGACTCGGTGGGAACCGTGCTGACCTCGAGCCGGATGCTCGCGGGGCTGATGGCGGCACAATCCCCGTCGGCGCTGCTGTTCCGCCGAGCGCTCACCCATCCCGAGCGGGCGCAGGCCGAGTGCCTGTCCCGAGTCCTGCGAACCGTCAGGGACACGAATCAATCCGCGCGCATCCCCGGCTTCACGCGCATCCGTACCGCGCGCGAGTTCCAGGACGCGGTACCCCAGTCCACCCCGGACTCGGTGCTGGCGGACCTCGAGGCGCTCAAGGCCGGCGCGCCGCGAGTCCTCACCCGCGAGCCGGTGGTTCGCTTCGAGCCCTCCGGAGGCTCCTCGGGAGCCTCCAAATACGTCCCGGTCACGAGGGGGCTGCTCGACGAGTTCCACCGCGCGCTCGCGCCCATGTTGTTCGACCTGCTGTCCTCGCGCCCCGCCGTCCGCGAGGGCCCGAGCTACTGGTCCATCTCGCCCATCGGGCGCAAGAAGGGGCGCACCCCGGGGGGCATTCCGGTGGGCAGCGTGGAGGACTCCGCGTACTTCCCACGGTTTTTGCAACCGTTGCTCTCGCGCGTGTTCGCCGTGCCCGGAGCGGTGGCCCAGTTGCCCGATGTCGAGTCGTGCAGGTATGTGACGCTGTGGTTCCTCGTGGCGTGTGAGGACCTGGCGCTCTTGAGCGTGTGGAACCCGAGCTTCCTCACGCTGTTGATGGATGCACTGGAACGGCATGGGGAACGGTTGGCGGAGGATCTGGAGCTCGGGGTGTGCCGGCCTCCTCGGGGACTCGGTGGGGCTCGCGGTGGGCGGGACGGTGACGGAGACCCTCACCCCGACCCTCTCCCGGAGGGAGAGGGAGGCGTAGACCCTCACCCTGACCCTCTCCCAGAGGGAGAGGGGATTGACTCGGTGCTTTCACGGATGCGGTTTGCACCTCGTCCCGAGCGGGCTCGCTTGCTTCGGACGGCGCTCCGCTCCGGACTCCAGGGACGCATGCTCTGGCCCCGGCTCTCGCTCCTCAGCATGTGGACCGATGCCCAGGCCGCGCACTCCGTCGGCCCCGCCTGCCACCGCTTCCAGGGCGTCGAGGTCCAGGGCAAGGGTCTGCTCGCCACCGAGGGGGTCGTCTCGCTTCCTCTCTTCGACGCCCCCGCCCCCGTGCTCGCCGTCCGCAGCCACTTCTTCGAGTTCCTCGACCCCGAGCACCCCGAGGCGCGTCCCCGCCTCGCGCACGAGCTGGAGCGGGGACGGACCTACTCCGTGCTCCTCTCCACCTCTGGAGGCCTGCTGCGCTACCGGCTCGGAGACCTCGTCCGGGTCGAGGGCTTCCACCACGCCACGCCCTGTGTCCGCTTCATGGGCCGCGCGGATTCCGTGTGCGACCTCGTGGGCGAGAAGCTCGCCGCCACCCGCGTCTCCACCGTGCTCGATGCCTTGCTGCCCACGGTGCTCGGAGGCCGGCGCCCGCCCTTCGCGATGATGGCCCCCGAGTGGGAGGCCCAGGCCGCTCCGGCCTACCGGCTCTTCCTGGAGACCGATGCGCCCGACGTGCACCTCGAGGAGGCCGCCCGTGCCATCGAGCGTGCCCTCTGCGAGGGCTATCACTACCGCTACGCGCGGGAGCTCGGCCAGCTCGGGCCCCTGCGCGCCATCCGCGTCACCGAGGGCTCCCGCCGTTACGAGGCCCGGTGCATCGCGCTCGGCCAGCGCGCGGGCGACATCAAGCCGACGGAGCTTCATCGCCAGGCCGGGTGGACCGCCTGGTTCTCCCAGCAGGGAGCGAGGCGCCCATGA
- a CDS encoding aromatic ring-hydroxylating oxygenase subunit alpha, translating into MRNPHDSQNLALVTTPAVELEAEADLTRCGALKDFWYVACLSTELIAKKPLARTLFGTQLVLFRDEHGRPAALRDRCLHRNARLSAGDVFHGRIGCPYHGWVYDASGAVVEVPSLGPQQCGEALDAQGHARAGLKVRPCDLGKLRRFDTLEQDGLVYVFMGGDSSRARRPAFRVPYWGHPEWTVYFMVTRFPNGVTNLAENFMDVPHTVFVHEGWFREVARKRVPATVKRFDGSVLVTYGQEQDTVTGLGRLFNPGGLPMVHTDHYFIPNVTRVDYMWGDRSGFAINSQITPIGPTDSLVYTAISYRLPYDLPRALVARALRPLVKWYTTQVIRQDVDIMKVQREGLLNGSGGGVFSGTEADLLHADIEAYRRWLLEGGLGPGPGDEERDIVFWI; encoded by the coding sequence ATGAGGAATCCGCACGACTCGCAGAACCTCGCGCTCGTCACGACACCCGCGGTGGAGCTCGAGGCGGAGGCCGACCTCACCCGCTGCGGTGCCCTCAAGGACTTCTGGTACGTCGCCTGTCTCTCCACCGAGCTCATTGCGAAGAAGCCCCTGGCGCGCACCCTGTTCGGCACCCAGCTCGTCCTCTTCCGTGACGAGCACGGCCGGCCCGCGGCCCTGCGAGACCGCTGCCTGCACCGCAACGCGCGCCTGTCCGCCGGAGACGTCTTCCACGGCCGAATCGGCTGCCCGTACCACGGCTGGGTGTATGACGCGTCGGGAGCGGTGGTCGAGGTTCCCTCGCTCGGGCCGCAGCAGTGCGGCGAGGCGCTGGACGCCCAGGGCCACGCACGCGCGGGACTGAAGGTACGCCCGTGCGATCTCGGGAAGCTGCGGCGCTTCGACACGCTGGAGCAGGACGGGCTCGTCTACGTCTTCATGGGCGGGGACTCCTCGCGAGCGCGCCGCCCCGCCTTCCGCGTGCCCTATTGGGGCCACCCCGAGTGGACTGTCTACTTCATGGTGACGCGCTTCCCCAACGGGGTGACGAACCTGGCGGAGAACTTCATGGACGTGCCGCACACGGTCTTCGTCCACGAGGGCTGGTTCCGCGAGGTGGCGCGCAAGCGGGTGCCCGCCACGGTGAAGCGCTTCGACGGCAGCGTGCTCGTCACCTACGGACAGGAGCAGGACACCGTCACGGGGCTCGGCCGCCTCTTCAATCCGGGCGGCCTGCCCATGGTCCACACCGACCACTACTTCATCCCCAACGTCACTCGCGTGGATTACATGTGGGGGGACCGCAGCGGCTTCGCCATCAACTCGCAGATAACGCCCATTGGTCCCACCGACAGCCTCGTCTACACGGCCATCAGCTACCGGCTCCCCTACGACCTGCCGCGTGCACTCGTGGCGAGAGCGCTCAGGCCGCTGGTGAAGTGGTACACCACGCAGGTCATCCGGCAGGACGTGGACATCATGAAGGTGCAGCGCGAGGGGTTGCTCAACGGCTCCGGTGGCGGCGTCTTCTCCGGCACCGAGGCGGATCTGCTCCACGCGGACATCGAGGCCTATCGTCGCTGGCTGCTGGAGGGCGGGCTCGGCCCTGGTCCCGGTGACGAGGAGCGCGACATCGTCTTCTGGATTTGA
- a CDS encoding VOC family protein — MIRGLHGLFYTSDPDGMRAFLRDKLRLPHTDVGEGWLIFDLPEADLGVHPVDESGRPPSGTHDVSFYCDDIQGTVSDLKSRGVTFDQDVQDHGYGFVTYFTMPGGVRVQLYEPKYQKRTAPAPRKAAKKAAAKTKNAAKKVAAKAKGAAKKVAAKAKSAAKKVSAKVAKRGETPKRRR, encoded by the coding sequence ATGATCCGCGGCCTGCATGGGTTGTTCTACACGTCCGATCCCGATGGGATGCGCGCGTTCCTGCGCGACAAGCTTCGGCTGCCTCACACGGACGTCGGTGAGGGTTGGCTCATCTTCGACCTGCCGGAGGCGGACCTCGGCGTCCATCCGGTCGACGAGTCCGGACGCCCGCCGTCCGGCACGCACGACGTGTCGTTCTACTGCGACGACATCCAGGGCACGGTGTCGGACCTGAAGTCGCGTGGCGTCACCTTCGATCAGGACGTCCAGGATCACGGCTACGGCTTCGTGACGTACTTCACGATGCCGGGTGGCGTGCGCGTCCAGCTCTACGAGCCGAAGTACCAGAAGCGCACCGCGCCGGCTCCGCGCAAGGCCGCGAAGAAGGCAGCGGCCAAGACGAAGAACGCCGCGAAGAAGGTGGCGGCCAAGGCCAAGGGTGCCGCGAAGAAGGTGGCGGCCAAGGCCAAGAGTGCCGCGAAGAAGGTCAGCGCGAAGGTGGCGAAGCGCGGCGAGACCCCGAAGCGCCGCCGCTGA
- a CDS encoding glutathione S-transferase C-terminal domain-containing protein produces MTRTFVGLSYSGWTEKARWALDHHRVSYRYREHIPLLGEPWLRRHTQPGVRPSVPLLLDEAGPLTGSFAIARRAEEMGRGEPLFPADASETIARWEDVSERVLGVARAYVVARLPRNRRAQAESLPSFLPAWARGLFAPSATMAARFLARKHHAPADVDAAISATVIPAFEQLRAALGGRAYLRDRFTYADITAAVMLQFVRPVDDAYLPLGPGTRELWSHADLATRFPELLAWRDDLYAKHRRP; encoded by the coding sequence ATGACGCGCACATTCGTTGGACTCAGCTATTCGGGCTGGACGGAGAAGGCCCGCTGGGCCCTGGACCACCATCGCGTCTCCTACCGATACCGCGAGCACATTCCGCTCCTCGGTGAGCCGTGGTTGCGCAGGCACACGCAACCCGGGGTGCGCCCTTCCGTTCCGCTGTTGCTCGATGAGGCGGGCCCCCTCACGGGCTCGTTCGCCATCGCCCGGCGCGCGGAGGAAATGGGGCGGGGAGAACCGCTCTTCCCGGCTGACGCCTCCGAGACCATCGCGCGCTGGGAGGACGTGAGTGAGCGGGTGCTCGGCGTGGCCCGTGCGTACGTGGTGGCACGGCTGCCTCGCAACCGGCGGGCCCAGGCGGAGAGTCTGCCCTCGTTCCTGCCCGCGTGGGCTCGCGGCCTGTTCGCCCCGTCCGCCACGATGGCCGCGCGCTTCCTCGCCCGCAAGCACCACGCTCCGGCCGACGTGGACGCCGCCATCTCCGCGACCGTCATCCCCGCGTTCGAGCAGCTGCGCGCCGCCCTCGGCGGCCGTGCCTATCTGCGAGACCGCTTCACCTACGCGGACATCACCGCGGCGGTGATGCTCCAGTTCGTGCGCCCGGTGGACGATGCCTACCTGCCGCTGGGCCCGGGCACGCGAGAGCTCTGGAGCCACGCGGACCTCGCCACGCGGTTCCCGGAGCTGCTCGCGTGGCGGGACGACCTCTACGCGAAGCACCGTCGGCCCTGA
- a CDS encoding MFS transporter → MRFRHRIEQGKPLNTSSVASSSPESPAATAERGVQQRLLSIFGGSVGNLIEWYDFYIYSAFSLYFAKAFFPSDNPVVEQLNTAGVFALGFLIRPVGGWVMGLYADLRGRRAALTLSVTLMCLGSLIIALCPTYERIGVLAPTVLLLARLLQGLSLGGEYGTSATYLSEVATSRHRGFYSSFQYVTLIMGQLLATVTLLVLQRLVLTGPELEAWGWRIPFLCGAALAVFGFYMRRNMVETEAFQAEAAKKAEHRPMRELLRHPKEIAIVVGLTMGGTLAFYTYTVYMQKFLVNSVGLTRDQSTLISVSSLFLYMLLQPVFGLISDKVGRRPVLIWFGAMGTLCTVPLLTELTRTRDAFTAFLLVLAALVILSGYTSINAVVKAELFPASIRALGVGLPYALTVSIFGGTAEYVGTWLKLAGHERWFFWYVTGCILCSLLVYAFMRDTRRQSRFD, encoded by the coding sequence GTGCGATTCCGGCACCGCATCGAACAGGGCAAGCCCTTGAACACGTCCAGCGTCGCGTCCTCGTCCCCCGAGTCGCCGGCGGCCACCGCCGAGCGCGGCGTCCAGCAGCGGCTGCTCTCCATCTTCGGCGGTTCGGTCGGCAACCTGATCGAGTGGTACGACTTCTACATCTACTCGGCCTTCTCGCTGTACTTCGCGAAGGCCTTCTTCCCGAGCGACAACCCCGTGGTGGAGCAGCTCAACACGGCCGGGGTCTTCGCGCTCGGCTTCCTCATCCGTCCGGTGGGCGGCTGGGTGATGGGCCTCTACGCGGACCTGCGAGGGCGCCGCGCGGCGCTGACGTTGTCGGTCACGCTGATGTGCCTGGGCTCGCTCATCATCGCCCTGTGCCCCACCTATGAGCGCATTGGCGTGCTGGCGCCCACCGTGCTGCTGCTCGCGCGGCTGCTGCAGGGGCTGTCGCTGGGCGGTGAGTACGGCACCAGCGCCACCTATCTCAGCGAGGTCGCCACCTCGCGCCACCGCGGTTTCTACAGCTCCTTCCAGTACGTCACGCTCATCATGGGCCAGCTGCTCGCGACGGTGACGCTGCTGGTGCTGCAGCGGCTGGTGCTCACCGGCCCGGAGCTGGAGGCCTGGGGCTGGCGCATCCCCTTCCTGTGCGGCGCCGCGCTGGCCGTCTTCGGCTTCTACATGCGCCGCAACATGGTGGAGACGGAGGCCTTCCAGGCGGAGGCAGCGAAGAAGGCGGAGCACCGGCCCATGCGCGAGCTGCTGCGCCACCCGAAGGAGATCGCCATCGTGGTCGGGCTGACCATGGGTGGCACGCTCGCCTTCTACACGTACACCGTCTACATGCAGAAGTTCCTGGTCAACTCGGTGGGGCTGACGCGAGACCAGTCCACGCTCATCTCCGTCTCGTCGCTGTTCCTCTACATGCTGTTGCAGCCGGTGTTCGGCCTCATCTCCGACAAGGTGGGCCGCAGGCCCGTGCTCATCTGGTTCGGCGCGATGGGGACGCTGTGCACCGTGCCGCTGCTGACGGAGCTGACTCGGACGCGGGACGCCTTCACGGCCTTCCTGCTGGTGCTGGCGGCGCTCGTCATCCTCTCGGGCTACACCTCCATCAACGCCGTGGTGAAGGCCGAGCTGTTCCCGGCGAGCATCCGCGCCCTGGGCGTGGGTCTGCCCTATGCGCTCACCGTCTCCATCTTCGGCGGCACGGCCGAATACGTGGGCACGTGGCTCAAGCTGGCTGGCCACGAGCGCTGGTTCTTCTGGTACGTGACCGGCTGCATCCTGTGCTCGCTGCTCGTCTACGCCTTCATGCGGGACACGCGCAGGCAGAGCCGCTTCGACTGA
- a CDS encoding sensor histidine kinase, whose protein sequence is MYEEKRLQALQRYGILDTAPEAEYDDIVQLAARLCDAPIALISLVDRDRQWFKANVGLPGVTETERCISFCTFAIEREHVLVIEDATKDARFASCPLVTGAPFIRFYAGAPIQTEDGYHLGTLCVIDREARPLTDEQRRGLLALKRQVELLLRLRFQVKQAEERNRQLLRSSNDAVFVLDELGRVVELNPVAERLLGLGSAQVLGSFIDALAPEDERESLRRALQQLRARGTVRMENQGLRAARGERVALDIAASLQEVGHARRLLLVGHDLTEKRRLEQQSIQNDRLASVGALAAGIAHEINNPIAYVLSNLSFLEGWRDDLERQLVASPGFQSHVTDLLVEAREVISESLDGCKRIRDIVRDMRYFSHAPDESLAPVDINASLDFVLRMAQSELKGTAHLEKDYDVALPVVFANESRLSQVFLNLIINAIQAMPSGSPQRNTLRVRTAREGEHVRIDISDTGHGIPPEVLPKIFDPFFTTKPAGSGTGLGLSISHSLVQKMGGELRVRSEQGSGTTFSLVLPTGERALEVPTALAS, encoded by the coding sequence TTGTACGAAGAGAAGCGCCTGCAGGCGCTGCAGCGCTACGGCATCCTCGATACCGCACCCGAAGCGGAGTACGACGACATCGTCCAGCTCGCCGCGCGGCTGTGCGATGCCCCCATCGCGCTCATCAGCCTGGTGGACCGTGATCGGCAGTGGTTCAAGGCGAACGTGGGGCTGCCCGGCGTGACGGAGACGGAGCGCTGCATCTCCTTCTGCACCTTCGCCATCGAGCGAGAGCACGTGCTGGTCATCGAGGACGCCACGAAGGACGCGCGCTTCGCCTCCTGCCCGCTCGTCACCGGGGCGCCCTTCATCCGCTTCTACGCCGGCGCTCCCATCCAGACGGAGGATGGCTACCACCTGGGCACCCTGTGCGTGATCGACCGGGAGGCCCGCCCGCTCACCGACGAGCAGCGCCGCGGCCTGCTCGCGCTCAAGCGCCAGGTGGAGCTGCTGCTGCGGCTGCGCTTCCAGGTGAAGCAGGCCGAGGAGCGCAACCGTCAGCTCCTGCGGAGCTCCAACGATGCCGTCTTCGTGCTCGACGAGCTGGGACGCGTGGTGGAGCTCAACCCGGTGGCGGAGCGGCTGCTGGGACTCGGGAGCGCCCAGGTGCTCGGCTCCTTCATCGATGCGCTCGCCCCGGAGGACGAGCGCGAGTCCCTGCGCCGAGCGCTCCAGCAACTGCGCGCTCGGGGCACGGTGCGCATGGAGAACCAGGGGTTGAGAGCCGCCCGGGGCGAGCGCGTGGCGCTGGACATCGCGGCCTCGCTCCAGGAGGTGGGCCACGCGCGGCGCCTGCTGCTCGTGGGGCACGACCTGACCGAGAAGCGGCGGCTGGAGCAGCAGAGCATCCAGAATGATCGGCTCGCCTCGGTGGGGGCGCTGGCGGCGGGCATCGCGCATGAAATCAACAACCCCATCGCCTACGTGCTCTCCAACCTGTCCTTCCTGGAGGGCTGGCGCGATGACCTGGAGCGGCAGCTGGTGGCGTCGCCCGGCTTCCAGTCGCACGTGACGGACCTGCTCGTCGAGGCCCGCGAGGTCATCTCCGAGTCGCTCGACGGCTGCAAGCGCATCCGGGACATCGTGCGGGACATGCGCTACTTCTCGCACGCTCCGGACGAGTCGCTCGCGCCGGTGGACATCAACGCGAGCCTGGACTTCGTGCTGCGCATGGCCCAGAGCGAGCTCAAGGGCACCGCCCACCTGGAGAAGGACTACGACGTGGCGCTGCCGGTGGTGTTCGCCAACGAGAGCCGGCTCAGCCAGGTGTTCCTCAACCTGATCATCAACGCCATCCAGGCCATGCCGTCCGGCTCCCCGCAGCGCAACACCCTGCGCGTGCGCACCGCGCGCGAGGGCGAGCACGTGCGCATCGACATCTCGGACACCGGCCACGGGATTCCTCCCGAGGTGCTGCCGAAGATCTTCGATCCGTTCTTCACCACCAAGCCGGCCGGCTCGGGCACCGGACTCGGCCTGTCCATCAGCCACTCGCTCGTCCAGAAGATGGGGGGCGAGCTGCGCGTGCGGAGCGAGCAGGGCAGCGGCACCACCTTCTCGCTGGTGCTGCCCACGGGCGAGCGCGCGTTGGAGGTACCGACCGCGCTGGCCTCGTGA
- a CDS encoding calcium-binding protein: MKRRGATPWKVALVFGGLALPAAARAATVQLQPGPRGQQMIDFQANPGEFNQVTIQELTPGRLYQISDAVPLTAVGPGCRSVGRFTAQCASSSNVSLSAINANLRNLDDNLRPLGPLSIPLTVIGKAADDTLIGGDAADNLKGGGGNDTLDGGNGNDSLNGGNGIDTLNGGPGNDNILSQDGNRDQVNCGPGVDSVTADNFDQLVDCEGVQTRQAGPFDGENDE, encoded by the coding sequence ATGAAACGGCGAGGCGCAACCCCATGGAAGGTGGCACTGGTGTTCGGAGGGCTGGCATTGCCAGCCGCCGCACGGGCCGCCACGGTCCAGCTGCAACCCGGCCCCAGGGGGCAGCAGATGATCGACTTCCAGGCCAACCCGGGCGAGTTCAACCAGGTCACCATCCAGGAGCTCACCCCGGGCAGGCTCTATCAAATCAGTGACGCCGTTCCCCTCACGGCGGTGGGCCCGGGGTGCAGGTCCGTTGGCCGGTTCACCGCGCAGTGCGCCAGCTCGAGCAACGTCTCCCTGAGCGCCATCAACGCCAACCTCAGGAACCTGGATGACAACCTGCGGCCGCTCGGCCCGCTCTCCATCCCCCTGACGGTCATCGGGAAGGCCGCGGACGATACGCTCATCGGGGGCGATGCTGCTGACAACCTCAAGGGTGGCGGCGGCAACGACACCCTCGACGGCGGCAACGGCAATGATTCCCTCAATGGCGGCAACGGCATCGATACGCTCAACGGGGGTCCTGGCAACGACAACATCCTCAGCCAGGACGGAAACAGGGACCAGGTGAACTGCGGACCCGGTGTGGACAGCGTCACGGCCGACAACTTCGACCAGTTGGTGGACTGCGAAGGCGTGCAGACCCGTCAGGCCGGACCGTTCGATGGTGAAAATGACGAGTGA